One window from the genome of Ciconia boyciana chromosome 8, ASM3463844v1, whole genome shotgun sequence encodes:
- the ADRA2A gene encoding alpha-2A adrenergic receptor, producing the protein MFNLERPFTERGHFFSSMEYQRQLEEEEGYPPPGTNGTFNDSGAGPGWGTPYLLHTTVTLISLAGLLMLFTVFGNVLVIIAVFTSRALKAPQNLFLVSLASADILVATLVIPFSLANEVMGYWYFGKVWCEIYLALDVLFCTSSIVHLCAISLDRYWSITQAIEYNLKRTPRRIKCIIFIVWVISAVISFPPLISIEKKSGQQADQGVAGCKINDEKWYIISSSIGSFFAPCLIMILVYMRIYQIAKRRTRVPPNKRAERPEKRQNGLADKEDLPATAQLNGEKAAGGGGGQEGEVNGIDMEETSSSEHQENNQCKKSERPSRGKTKTKLSQIKPGDSLPRKAEEERNTKGSRWRGRQNREKRFTFVLAVVIGVFVICWFPFFFTYTLTAVCKSCSVPDTLFKFFFWFGYCNSSLNPVIYTIFNHDFRRAFKRILCRIERKRIV; encoded by the coding sequence ATGTTTAACCTGGAGCGCCCGTTCACGGAGAGGGGCCACTTCTTCTCCTCCATGGAGTACCAgcggcagctggaggaggaggagggctaCCCGCCTCCCGGCACCAACGGGACCTTCAACgacagcggggccgggccgggctggggcacGCCGTACCTCCTGCACACCACCGTCACCCTCATCAGCCTGGCGGGCTTGCTCATGCTCTTCACCGTCTTCGGCAACGTCCTGGTCATCATCGCCGTCTTCACCAGCCGGGCGCTCAAGGCCCCCCAGAACCTCTTCCTGGTCTCCTTAGCCTCGGCCGACATCCTGGTGGCCACGCTGGTCATCCCCTTCTCCCTGGCAAACGAGGTGATGGGGTACTGGTATTTCGGCAAAGTCTGGTGTGAGATCTACCTGGCCTTGGATGTGCTGTTCTGCACCTCCTCCATCGTGCACTTGTGTGCCATCAGCCTGGACCGTTACTGGTCCATCACGCAAGCCATCGAGTACAACCTCAAGCGTACCCCGCGCCGCATCAAGTGCATCATCTTCATCGTCTGGGTCATCTCGGCCGTCATCTCCTTCCCGCCGCTCATCTCCATCGAGAAGAAGAGCGGGCAGCAGGCTGACCAGGGGGTGGCAGGGTGCAAGATCAATGATGAGAAGTGGTACATCATCTCTTCTAGCATCGGCTCCTTCTTTGCCCCCTGCCTCATCATGATCCTGGTCTACATGCGCATCTACCAGATAGCTAAGAGGCGAACCAGGGTACCACCGAACAAGCGGGCAGAGCGCCCCGAGAAGAGGCAGAACGGCTTGGCTGACAAGGAGGACCTGCCAGCCACAGCCCAGCTCAATGGGGAGAAGGCggcaggaggcggcggcgggcaggagggagaggtcAACGGCATAGACATGGAGGAGACCTCTTCCTCTGAGCACCAGGAGAACAACCAGTGTAAGAAGTCAGAGAGACCATCAAGGGGAAAGACCAAGACTAAGCTGAGCCAGATTAAGCCTGGGGACAGTTTGCCCAGGAAGGcggaggaggagaggaacacCAAAGGGTCCCGGTGGAGGGGCAGGCAGAACCGGGAGAAGCGCTTCACCTTTGTGCTGGCAGTGGTGATCGGGGTCTTTGTCATCTGCTGGTTCCCCTTCTTCTTCACCTACACGCTGACGGCTGTTTGCAAGAGCTGCTCCGTGCCCGACACCCTCTTCAAGTTCTTCTTCTGGTTCGGTTACTGCAATAGCTCGTTGAACCCTGTCATTTATACCATTTTCAACCACGACTTCAGACGGGCCTTCAAAAGGATCCTCTGCAGGATAGAGAGGAAAAGGATTGTTTGA